DNA from Gemmatimonadaceae bacterium:
GCGACCGCTTCGCTGATGGACAGGTGCGTGGGATGCGGCGCGCGCAGCAGCGCGTTGAGCACCAGCACCTCCACGCCGGCGAGGGCCGCGAGCGCCTCGGCGGGCAGGCTCTTCGCGTCGGTCACGTAGCCGAGAGCGCCGATGCGAAAGCCGAGCACATGCGTGCGACCGTGCGGCACGGTGAACGGGCGCACCCGGGTACCGGCCACCTCGAACGGCGTGCCCGCCTCGATGGCGTGCAGCTGCCCTTCGGGGCGCGTCGTGCCCGGCAACGTCTGAAACCGTTCATCGACGATATACGGAAAGCGCACCCGCAACGTCTCGAGCGTGGGCGCCGCGGCATAGAACGGGAGCGCCGTACCACGACGGATCGTGAAGGCGCGCAGATCGTCGATGCCGTGGATGTGATCGGCATGCTCGTGCGTAAAGAGCACGGCATCGATGGTGGTGACGTCCGCCGCCACGAGCTGCTGGCGCAGCTCGGGGGGCGTATCGATCAGGAGGCGCGCGCCGGAGGCGGTGTCGATGATCGCCCCCGACCGCGTGCGCTTGTCACGCGGGTCCGGGGAGCGACAGACGGCGCACCCGCAGCCGATCTGCGGGACGCCGAAGCTGGTGCCGGTGCCGAGGAAGGTGAGGCGCACGGGGTCCCGTACGGGCGCCTCAGACCGTCTCGACCTTCAGCAGGTTGGTTGTGCCCGGCACGTCGAACGGCACACCGGCGGTCACGAGCACGCGGTCGCCCTTGGTCACGAGGCTCATGTCGAGCGCCGCGCGCAGGGCCATCGCCACCATGTGGTCGTAGCCGCGCGCCGTGGGCACGAGGTGCGGCACGACGCCCCACACCAGCGAGAGCTGCCGGCAGACGCGCGGCTCGTCGGTCAGCGCGAGAATCGGCACACTGGGACGGTGCGACGACACGATGCGCGCCGTGAAGCCGCTCTTCGTGAAGACCACCACGAGCGGCGCCTCGAGCATGCGCACCGCCGCCACCGTCGCGGCGGCGATGGCCTCTTCGGTATTGACGCTGCCGAGCACGCGCCGATCGGAGCGCTGATTCGCGCCCGGGCGCGGATGCGTCTCGATCTCGGTGATGATGCGGCGC
Protein-coding regions in this window:
- a CDS encoding MBL fold metallo-hydrolase, whose amino-acid sequence is MRLTFLGTGTSFGVPQIGCGCAVCRSPDPRDKRTRSGAIIDTASGARLLIDTPPELRQQLVAADVTTIDAVLFTHEHADHIHGIDDLRAFTIRRGTALPFYAAAPTLETLRVRFPYIVDERFQTLPGTTRPEGQLHAIEAGTPFEVAGTRVRPFTVPHGRTHVLGFRIGALGYVTDAKSLPAEALAALAGVEVLVLNALLRAPHPTHLSISEAVATAQQVGAAQTYLTHLTHDNAHAALAAELPTGIMPAYDGLVVPITDAPTP